One genomic region from Balaenoptera musculus isolate JJ_BM4_2016_0621 chromosome X, mBalMus1.pri.v3, whole genome shotgun sequence encodes:
- the LOC118888663 gene encoding LOW QUALITY PROTEIN: zinc finger protein with KRAB and SCAN domains 1-like (The sequence of the model RefSeq protein was modified relative to this genomic sequence to represent the inferred CDS: inserted 3 bases in 3 codons) yields MMTAESREATGLSPHAAQEKDGIVIVKVEEEDEEEHMWGQDASLQESPPPDPEIFRQRFRHFCYQNTFGPREALSRLKEXCHQWLRPEINTKEQIVELLVLEQFLSILPKELQVWLQEYRPDSGEEAVTLLEDLELDLSGQQVPGQVHGPEMLARGMVPLDPVQESSSFDLPHEATQSHFKHSSRKPRLLQPRALPATHVPAPHHEGGPRDQAMASALFSADSQAMVKIEDMAVSLILEEWECQNLAQRNLNRDTRQENYGNVISQGCENRNENEESTSKAEIAEDSASHGETTGKFQKDFGEKREQQGRVVDRQQRNPEEKTGKEKRDPGPATVKEKKNPSTGEQGPREKGKGLGRSFSLSSNFNTPEEVPTGAKSHRRDECGKCFTRSSSLIRHKVIHTGEKPYECSECGKAFSLNSNLVLHQRIHTGEKPHECNECGKAFSHSSNLILHQRIHSGEKPYECNECGKAFSQSSDLTKHQRIHXGEKPYECSECGKAFNRNSYLILHRRIHTREKPYKCTKCSKAFTRSSTXALHHRIHTRERASEYSPASLDAFGAFLKSCV; encoded by the exons ATGATGACTGCTGAGTCAAGGGAAGCCACCGGTCTGTCCCCCCACGCTGCCCAGGAGAAGGACGGCATCGTGATAGTGAAGGTCgaagaggaagatgaggaagagcACATGTGGGGGCAGGACGCCAGTCTGCAGGAGTCTCCTCCTCCCGACCCAGAGATCTTCCGCCAGCGGTTCAGGCACTTCTGTTACCAGAACACTTTTGGGCCTCGAGAGGCCCTGAGTCGACTGAAGG CTTGTCACCAGTGGCTGCGACCAGAGATAAACACCAAGGAGCAGATCGTGGAGCTGCTGGTGCTGGAGCAGTTCCTTTCTATTCTGCCCAAGGAGCTCCAGGTCTGGCTGCAGGAATACCGTCCCGATAGTGGGGAGGAGGCTGTGACCCTTCTGGAAGATCTGGAGCTGGATTTATCAGGACAGCAGGTCCCAGGTCAAGTTCATGGACCTGAGATGCTTGCAAGGGGGATGGTGCCTCTGGATCCAGTACAGGAGTCCTCGAGCTTTGACCTTCCTCATGAGGCCACCCAGTCCCATTTCAAGCATTCATCTCGGAAACCCCGCCTCTTACAACCACGGGCTCTCCCTGCCACCCACGTTCCTGCCCCTCATCACGAGGGGGGTCCCAGAGACCAGGCGATGGCATCTGCACTGTTCTCGGCAGATTCCCAGGCAATGGTGAAGATCGAGGACATGGCCGTGTCCCTCATCCTGGAGGAATGGGAATGTCAGAACCTGGCTCAGAGGAATCTGAATAGGGACACCAGGCAGGAGAATTATGGGAACGTGATTTCCCAGGGTTGTGAAAACAGGAATGAGAATGAGGAGTCCACCTCAAAGGCTGAAATTGCAGAAGACTCAGCATCACATGGGGAGACTacaggaaaattccagaaagatttCGGAGAAAAACGTGAACAGCAGGGCAGAGTAGTAGACAGGCAGCAGAGAAACccagaggagaaaactggaaaagaaaagagagatccGGGGCCAGCTacagtcaaggaaaaaaaaaaccccagcacaGGAGAGCAAGGTCCAAGGGAAAAGGGTAAAGGACTGGGGAGAAGCTTCAGTCTGAGCTCAAACTTCAACACCCCTGAAGAAGTTCCAACAGGAGCGAAGTCCCACAGACGTGATGAATGTGGTAAATGCTTCACAAGGAGTTCAAGCCTTATTCGCCATAAAGTAATCCACACCGGAGAAAAGCCCTATGAATGTAgtgagtgtgggaaagccttcagtctCAACTCAAACCTTGTTCTGCATCAGCGAAtccacacaggagagaagcctcatgaatgtaatgagtgtggcaaaGCCTTCAGTCACAGTTCAAATCTCATTCTGCATCAGCGGATCCACTCTGGGGAGAAACCCTACGAATGTAACgagtgtgggaaggccttcagccAGAGCTCAGACCTCACTAAGCATCAGAGAATCC ACGGGGAAAAGCCCTATGAATGTAGTGAAtgtggaaaagctttcaaccGAAACTCATACCTTATTCTGCATCGGAGAATTCACACCCGAGAAAAGCCCTATAAGTGCACGAAGTGCAGCAAGGCCTTCACCCGGAGCTCGA TCGCTCTGCATCACAGAATCCACACCAGAGAGCGAGCCTCCGAGTACAGCCCCGCCTCCCTCGATGCTTTTGGAGCATTCCTGAAAAGCTGTGTGTAA